In Pongo pygmaeus isolate AG05252 chromosome 19, NHGRI_mPonPyg2-v2.0_pri, whole genome shotgun sequence, the genomic stretch AGCGCCGGGGGGGGGAAGTGGGCGGAGAGAGGCCAGGGTAAGGTGAGCGACCTCCGAAGCGGAGCGGGGCTCTGAGGAGAcaccttttttttcctccctccttccctcctctcctcctcccttcccttcccctctcctcccctctctcctccttccccactcGGTCCGCCGGAGCCTGCTGGGGCGAGCGGTTGGTATTGCAGGCGCTCACTCTCCGGGGCCGCCCGGCGGGTAGCTGGCGGGGGGAGGAGGCAGGAACCGCGATGGCGCCTCAGAAGCACGGCGGTGGGGGAGGGGGCGGCTCGGGGCCCAGCGCGGGGTCCGGGGCAGGCGGCTTCGGGGGttcggcggcggtggcggcggcgacGGCTTCGGGCGGCAAATCCGGCGGCGGGGGCTGTGGAGGCGGTGGCAGTTACtcggcctcctcctcctccgcggCGTTACCGGTGAAGAAGCCGAAAATGGAGCACGTCCAGGCTGACCACGAGCTTTTCCTCCAGGCCTTTGAGAGTGAGTGTGTGCGAGGCTTTGAAGGCAGGAAGACCCACTCTGCCAACACCGGGGATGGGACAGTCTGCTGGGCCCCCTTCCTCCTCGGGAGTCCACTTGTGTGGTAGTGGAGGGAGGAATTGAGGGGATGTCCCCCTTTCGGAGATTACGTCTCCAGGGGATCCGGAGTCTAGGGCCTTGGGAGAGCTGGAAAAGAGGGTTCGGGTAGGTTCTTGACTCCCCCAAAATCCGATTGACGCAAGAGGCTCAGGACTGGGGCCCCACGTTCAGAGCAGGCGGCTTTTAGATGAGGAGGTAGCAGTTGAACTGAGCGGCAGTCACATCCCGAGACtggttcttgttttctttcctgcctTTCGGACTCTAGAAATACAGGGGTTTC encodes the following:
- the LOC129017849 gene encoding polycomb protein SUZ12-like isoform X7; this translates as MAPQKHGGGGGGGSGPSAGSGAGGFGGSAAVAAATASGGKSGGGGCGGGGSYSASSSSAALPVKKPKMEHVQADHELFLQAFEKPTQIYRFLRTRNLIAALNEQDSCRFHFTSCRQAAQGKALLYLSVDIPARK
- the LOC129017849 gene encoding polycomb protein SUZ12-like isoform X9, with the translated sequence MAPQKHGGGGGGGSGPSAGSGAGGFGGSAAVAAATASGGKSGGGGCGGGGSYSASSSSAALPVKKPKMEHVQADHELFLQAFEKPTQIYRFLRTRNLIAPIFLHRTLTYMSHRNSRTNIKRP
- the LOC129017849 gene encoding polycomb protein SUZ12-like isoform X1, producing the protein MAPQKHGGGGGGGSGPSAGSGAGGFGGSAAVAAATASGGKSGGGGCGGGGSYSASSSSAALPVKKPKMEHVQADHELFLQAFEKPTQIYRFLRTRNLIAALNEQDSCRFHFTSCRQAAQGKALLYLSVDIPATLWEGVLRFILDVCHGLGNGKYWH
- the LOC129017849 gene encoding polycomb protein SUZ12-like isoform X8, which encodes MAPQKHGGGGGGGSGPSAGSGAGGFGGSAAVAAATASGGKSGGGGCGGGGSYSASSSSAALPVKKPKMEHVQADHELFLQAFEKPTQIYRFLRTRNLIAALNEQDSCRFHFTSCRQAAQGKALLYLSVDIPAS
- the LOC129017849 gene encoding polycomb protein SUZ12-like isoform X2, giving the protein MAPQKHGGGGGGGSGPSAGSGAGGFGGSAAVAAATASGGKSGGGGCGGGGSYSASSSSAALPVKKPKMEHVQADHELFLQAFEKPTQIYRFLRTRNLIAALNEQDSCRFHFTSCRQAAQGKALLYLSVDIPAINRYPAPATPPSGCPARVTNS
- the LOC129017849 gene encoding polycomb protein SUZ12-like isoform X3; the encoded protein is MAPQKHGGGGGGGSGPSAGSGAGGFGGSAAVAAATASGGKSGGGGCGGGGSYSASSSSAALPVKKPKMEHVQADHELFLQAFEKPTQIYRFLRTRNLIAALNEQDSCRFHFTSCRQAAQGKALLYLSVDIPASCQRLGVVAHTCNPSTLGD
- the LOC129017849 gene encoding polycomb protein SUZ12-like isoform X4 — translated: MAPQKHGGGGGGGSGPSAGSGAGGFGGSAAVAAATASGGKSGGGGCGGGGSYSASSSSAALPVKKPKMEHVQADHELFLQAFEKPTQIYRFLRTRNLIAALNEQDSCRFHFTSCRQAAQGKALLYLSVDIPAKDRVHQIRRVNKK
- the LOC129017849 gene encoding polycomb protein SUZ12-like isoform X6 is translated as MAPQKHGGGGGGGSGPSAGSGAGGFGGSAAVAAATASGGKSGGGGCGGGGSYSASSSSAALPVKKPKMEHVQADHELFLQAFEKPTQIYRFLRTRNLIAALNEQDSCRFHFTSCRQAAQGKALLYLSVDIPAIRI
- the LOC129017849 gene encoding polycomb protein SUZ12-like isoform X5, producing MAPQKHGGGGGGGSGPSAGSGAGGFGGSAAVAAATASGGKSGGGGCGGGGSYSASSSSAALPVKKPKMEHVQADHELFLQAFEKPTQIYRFLRTRNLIAALNEQDSCRFHFTSCRQAAQGKALLYLSVDIPARGLQFF